In a single window of the Streptomyces cinnabarinus genome:
- a CDS encoding ABC transporter permease, with product MTASPTNPGPRATAGYLLRAWRLELRQLVRTRLYVFLAVFLPLICASLAFYMLDGSDRDIAPVSVALSAGLMGMWSSTLLGSGNAINRLRWMQVLEPLVASPRSTFLITLPFALATATLGVYGLAATLAWSALLFDMPLHLADPALFLLALPATVLALGMLGLLLSSAFILYPTAQSLANFFEYPVWMLSGMLAPVSTLPEPVRVISWCLSPTWGVKALEGAALGTSGAARAVGMCVLLSAVYGALTLLLQRRFEWMARSSGTLALQ from the coding sequence GTGACGGCGTCCCCGACGAACCCCGGCCCCCGCGCGACCGCCGGGTACCTGCTGCGTGCCTGGCGCCTCGAACTGCGCCAGCTCGTCCGCACCCGCCTGTACGTCTTCCTCGCCGTCTTCCTGCCGCTGATCTGCGCCTCGCTGGCCTTCTACATGCTCGACGGCTCCGACCGCGACATCGCCCCCGTCTCGGTCGCGCTGAGCGCCGGGCTCATGGGCATGTGGTCCTCCACACTGCTCGGCTCCGGCAACGCCATCAACCGGCTGCGCTGGATGCAGGTCCTCGAACCCCTGGTCGCCAGCCCCCGCTCCACCTTCCTCATCACCCTGCCGTTCGCCCTCGCCACTGCCACCCTCGGCGTGTACGGCCTGGCGGCCACCCTCGCGTGGAGCGCCCTGCTGTTCGACATGCCCCTGCACCTGGCCGACCCGGCACTGTTCCTGCTGGCACTACCCGCCACCGTGCTCGCGCTGGGCATGCTCGGCCTGCTGCTCTCCTCGGCGTTCATCCTGTACCCGACCGCCCAGTCGCTGGCCAATTTCTTCGAGTACCCGGTGTGGATGCTCAGCGGCATGCTCGCCCCCGTCTCCACCCTCCCCGAGCCCGTCCGGGTCATCTCCTGGTGTCTGTCGCCCACTTGGGGAGTCAAGGCGCTGGAGGGCGCGGCGCTCGGCACCTCCGGGGCCGCCCGCGCGGTCGGCATGTGCGTGCTGCTCTCGGCCGTCTACGGCGCCCTCACCCTGCTGCTGCAGAGGAGGTTCGAGTGGATGGCGCGCTCCAGCGGCACGCTGGCCCTGCAGTGA
- a CDS encoding ABC transporter ATP-binding protein, translating into MQASESASAIAVDDLTRTFRGPQGRVKRAVDGLSLHVERGEMVGLLGPNGAGKTSTVKILMTVLLPTSGRARVLGHDVVAQAQTVRRLTGVILGGDQGLYARLSARDNLLLFADLYGLPYREQKRRVPELLDMVGLSGEARKRVESYSRGMKQRLHIARGLLHDPDVVILDEPSNGIDPVGARELRALVREQVHRGRTVLLTTHYMFEADELCDRVVVMRDGQKIAEGTPESLKKQTDGQVVLTVHLNGAGEDDVARVRALPGIQSVSLSDRDAGQVLDVHSGQQTDVTAAVLAELRGVSVLQVFKREPTLEDAYVSLISGAAR; encoded by the coding sequence ATGCAGGCTTCCGAATCAGCGTCCGCCATCGCCGTGGACGACCTCACCCGAACCTTCCGAGGCCCCCAGGGCCGGGTGAAGCGCGCGGTCGACGGTCTGTCGCTCCATGTGGAGCGCGGCGAGATGGTCGGGCTGCTCGGGCCCAACGGAGCCGGCAAGACCAGCACCGTCAAGATCCTCATGACCGTACTGCTGCCGACCTCGGGGCGGGCCCGGGTGCTCGGCCACGACGTGGTGGCTCAGGCGCAGACCGTGCGCCGTCTGACCGGCGTCATCCTCGGCGGCGACCAGGGCCTGTACGCCCGGCTCTCGGCCCGGGACAACCTCCTCCTCTTCGCCGACCTGTACGGGCTGCCGTACCGGGAGCAGAAGCGGCGGGTGCCCGAACTCCTCGACATGGTCGGCCTGTCGGGCGAGGCGCGCAAACGCGTCGAGTCCTACTCCCGAGGCATGAAACAGCGGCTGCACATCGCGCGCGGACTGCTGCACGACCCGGACGTGGTCATCCTGGACGAGCCCAGCAACGGCATCGACCCGGTCGGCGCCCGCGAACTGCGCGCCCTCGTCCGCGAACAGGTGCACCGCGGCCGGACCGTACTGCTCACCACCCACTACATGTTCGAGGCCGACGAGCTGTGCGACCGCGTCGTGGTGATGCGGGACGGCCAAAAGATCGCCGAGGGCACCCCCGAGTCCCTGAAGAAGCAGACCGACGGCCAGGTCGTGCTGACCGTGCACCTCAACGGCGCCGGGGAGGACGACGTGGCCCGGGTGCGCGCGCTGCCCGGCATCCAGTCGGTGAGCCTGTCCGACCGCGACGCCGGCCAGGTCCTCGACGTCCACAGCGGCCAGCAGACGGATGTGACCGCCGCCGTACTGGCCGAACTGCGCGGGGTCTCCGTCCTCCAGGTCTTCAAGCGTGAACCCACCCTGGAGGACGCCTACGTCTCCCTCATCTCGGGAGCGGCCCGGTGA
- a CDS encoding non-ribosomal peptide synthetase, with protein MPPERDPWARCTPADRAVIDGLQGESTPVRPDGVLRELHRRYTEGGSRVALTDGERDWSYDELGRWVFGLRAALVERFGAGVFGVAIDRSAELVAAVHAVALSGGAYCPLGTADPPAWRRSAAEVAGAAAVLVADESQDFAAGFDVRPSRAVSPGGEPVTPDADAVAQVIFTSGSTGRPKGVVCTHQGFANRIRWMQRAFPLTEDDRVALKTPVTFDVAGWELFWPQYAGARGVVIPPVEHTSPEALIARFTEHRVTVAHFVPSMLRLWLRADGARRCPDLRLVFCSGEALTADLAKEFARQSDAELHNLYGPTEASIDVTHARADLAPRDPVPIGRPIDNTRVYVLDRDGMICPVGEVGEICLQGIGVAAGYLGGDQGRFSPLGPEPPAGWRTFRTGDLGRCTPDGQIEFCGRLDAQVKIRGQRVEPAEAEGALREHPAVVDAGVVPYRSGSGRWSLAAHVVLRPDHELLDPLGALMGHLADRIPSRSVPARISVVEELPVGRHGKADRGALPGPGRGRPRLATAFEEPVTRLEMLIAGVWAHVLDLDEVGRCDDFHQLGGDSLAAVEISFLIAERLGLDSDDDLVADILLDGDTVANAARAAVAGGIDDGPL; from the coding sequence ATGCCACCGGAGCGCGATCCGTGGGCCCGCTGCACACCCGCCGACCGGGCGGTGATCGACGGCCTCCAGGGCGAGTCGACGCCGGTCCGGCCCGACGGGGTGCTCCGGGAGCTGCACCGCCGGTACACCGAGGGCGGCTCGCGCGTCGCGCTGACCGACGGTGAACGGGACTGGTCCTACGACGAGTTGGGGCGATGGGTGTTCGGCCTGCGCGCGGCGCTGGTGGAGCGGTTCGGCGCCGGGGTCTTCGGCGTGGCGATCGACCGCTCGGCCGAACTCGTCGCGGCGGTCCACGCCGTGGCGCTGTCCGGCGGTGCCTACTGCCCGCTGGGGACGGCCGATCCGCCCGCCTGGCGCCGCTCGGCGGCCGAAGTCGCGGGCGCCGCAGCGGTGTTGGTGGCCGACGAGAGCCAGGACTTCGCCGCGGGTTTCGACGTACGGCCGAGTCGTGCCGTGTCCCCCGGGGGTGAGCCGGTGACGCCGGACGCCGATGCCGTGGCCCAGGTCATCTTCACCTCCGGTTCCACCGGGCGGCCCAAGGGGGTCGTCTGCACCCACCAGGGGTTCGCCAACCGGATCCGGTGGATGCAGCGGGCCTTTCCGCTCACCGAGGACGACCGGGTGGCTCTCAAGACCCCGGTCACCTTCGACGTGGCCGGGTGGGAGCTGTTCTGGCCCCAGTACGCGGGCGCGCGCGGGGTGGTGATCCCGCCCGTGGAACACACCTCGCCGGAGGCGCTGATCGCCCGGTTCACCGAACACCGGGTGACGGTCGCCCATTTCGTGCCGTCGATGCTGCGGCTGTGGCTGCGGGCGGACGGTGCCCGGCGCTGCCCCGACCTGCGGCTGGTGTTCTGCAGCGGCGAGGCGCTGACGGCCGACCTGGCCAAGGAGTTCGCCCGGCAGTCGGACGCCGAGCTGCACAATCTGTACGGCCCGACGGAGGCGTCCATCGACGTGACCCACGCGCGGGCGGACCTGGCGCCCCGCGACCCGGTCCCGATCGGGCGTCCCATCGACAACACGCGGGTGTACGTCCTCGACCGGGACGGCATGATCTGCCCGGTCGGGGAGGTGGGCGAGATCTGTCTCCAGGGCATCGGTGTCGCCGCCGGCTATCTCGGCGGCGACCAGGGCCGTTTCTCCCCGCTGGGGCCCGAACCTCCCGCGGGCTGGCGCACGTTCCGCACCGGTGACCTCGGCCGGTGCACCCCCGACGGGCAGATCGAGTTCTGCGGACGGCTGGACGCCCAGGTGAAGATCAGGGGGCAGCGCGTCGAGCCCGCGGAGGCGGAGGGCGCGCTGCGGGAGCATCCGGCGGTCGTGGACGCCGGTGTGGTGCCCTACCGGAGCGGCTCGGGCCGCTGGTCCCTCGCCGCCCATGTGGTGCTGCGGCCCGATCACGAACTGCTGGATCCGCTGGGGGCGCTCATGGGCCATCTGGCGGACCGGATCCCGAGCCGGTCGGTGCCGGCCCGGATCAGCGTGGTCGAGGAGCTGCCGGTCGGCAGGCACGGGAAGGCGGACCGGGGCGCGCTGCCGGGGCCCGGTCGTGGGCGGCCGCGGCTGGCGACCGCGTTCGAGGAGCCGGTGACCAGGCTGGAGATGCTGATCGCGGGGGTCTGGGCGCATGTGCTGGACCTCGACGAGGTCGGCCGGTGCGACGACTTCCACCAACTGGGCGGCGATTCACTGGCCGCCGTGGAGATCTCGTTCCTCATCGCCGAGCGGCTCGGCCTGGACTCCGACGACGATCTCGTCGCGGACATCCTGCTGGACGGGGACACGGTGGCGAACGCGGCCCGGGCGGCCGTCGCCGGAGGGATCGACGACGGCCCTCTGTGA
- a CDS encoding MaoC/PaaZ C-terminal domain-containing protein, translating into MAQTEDDRPIDVDSLKVGSCFSETRHITEADIAAFAVLVGDTGRHHMAGQAERVMAHGLLTASLATKVGGRLHFIARRMDWEFLKPVWAGDTIEAKVTVISLGEARSGVAVEFELVIENQHGEPVLRGGSNGVIRR; encoded by the coding sequence ATGGCGCAGACCGAGGACGACCGCCCGATCGACGTGGACAGCCTCAAGGTCGGCAGCTGCTTCAGCGAGACCCGGCACATCACCGAGGCGGACATCGCGGCGTTCGCCGTCCTGGTCGGGGACACCGGGCGCCACCACATGGCCGGACAGGCCGAACGCGTCATGGCACACGGGCTGTTGACGGCGTCCCTGGCGACCAAGGTCGGCGGCCGGCTGCACTTCATCGCCCGGCGCATGGACTGGGAGTTCCTCAAGCCGGTCTGGGCGGGCGACACCATCGAGGCGAAGGTCACCGTGATCTCGCTCGGCGAGGCCAGATCCGGCGTGGCGGTGGAGTTCGAGCTGGTCATCGAGAACCAGCACGGCGAACCGGTGCTCCGGGGCGGCAGCAACGGCGTGATCCGCCGCTGA
- a CDS encoding acyl-ACP desaturase: protein MTELLPPGTMHDLVDQAVSRAAGRSWTLQDLDWTGLRPEALTDVDRSAVRFITLVEDHIPGYLAHFLQAFPMAGAELELERFGFNREYFRFLVAWASDEERHAAALTRYQVETAMATREELWRELAEEGRKEFTIPYAHPLQSFTYTLVQEKATQLFYQRFRETVSEPFLRDLLGRLARDEARHFAFYSSLVGAYLARDGAKAVPGLKDVIASFRMPLADTMTGYWRWSLKVADAASYDHTEAYEALVRLVRGFVDEPGEPSVADLGDFVHAIRSVR from the coding sequence ATGACGGAGCTGCTCCCGCCCGGCACCATGCACGACCTGGTGGACCAGGCGGTGTCCCGGGCCGCGGGCCGGTCCTGGACCCTCCAGGACCTGGACTGGACGGGGCTGCGGCCCGAGGCGCTCACCGACGTCGACCGCTCGGCGGTGCGGTTCATCACCCTCGTCGAGGACCACATCCCGGGCTATCTCGCCCACTTCCTCCAGGCGTTCCCCATGGCGGGCGCCGAACTGGAGCTGGAGCGCTTCGGGTTCAACCGGGAGTACTTCCGCTTCCTCGTCGCCTGGGCGTCCGACGAGGAACGGCACGCGGCCGCGCTCACCCGCTACCAGGTCGAGACGGCGATGGCCACCCGCGAGGAGCTGTGGCGGGAGCTGGCCGAGGAGGGCCGCAAGGAGTTCACCATCCCCTACGCCCACCCGTTGCAGTCCTTCACCTACACCCTCGTCCAGGAGAAGGCCACGCAACTGTTCTACCAGCGGTTCCGGGAGACCGTCAGCGAGCCCTTCCTGCGTGACCTGCTGGGCAGGCTGGCCCGCGACGAGGCCCGCCACTTCGCCTTCTACAGCTCCCTCGTGGGCGCCTACCTCGCCCGCGACGGCGCCAAGGCCGTGCCCGGCCTCAAGGACGTGATCGCGTCATTCCGCATGCCGCTGGCCGACACCATGACCGGCTACTGGCGCTGGTCGCTGAAGGTCGCCGACGCCGCCTCCTACGACCACACCGAGGCCTACGAGGCGCTGGTCCGCCTGGTCCGCGGCTTCGTCGACGAGCCCGGCGAACCCTCGGTGGCCGACCTCGGCGACTTCGTGCACGCGATCCGGTCAGTGCGCTGA
- a CDS encoding class I SAM-dependent methyltransferase: MTGAVDIGPDQARQATNQHYELPPAVFEAFLDARLKYSSALYRSPDATLEEAQTAKLRFVAERLALTGGERLLDIGCGWGSLALFMAQEYGCRVTAVTPSAPQADYIGDLAERRGLTALMDVRVGSFTDQELTGRYDAVTLLGSIVHMPNREAVLRRTYDLMARRGRLYLSESCFRNAEAYQEFDRRPGTRHVTRTVFGFADMVPLSELVRATEAAGFSLTSLDDLTAHYRRTIEEWERRALAHRDRIEAAAPGMTEPLLRYLRTAHAGWGYTTKHYAFTALKSRLGPEGAPR; encoded by the coding sequence GTGACCGGCGCCGTCGACATCGGGCCCGACCAGGCCCGGCAGGCCACCAACCAGCACTACGAGCTGCCCCCGGCCGTGTTCGAGGCGTTCCTCGACGCACGACTGAAGTACAGCTCCGCCCTCTACCGCAGCCCGGACGCCACCCTGGAGGAGGCCCAGACCGCCAAGCTGCGCTTCGTCGCCGAACGGCTCGCGCTCACCGGCGGCGAGCGACTGCTGGACATCGGCTGCGGCTGGGGCAGCCTCGCCCTGTTCATGGCCCAGGAGTACGGCTGCCGGGTCACCGCGGTCACCCCGTCCGCCCCGCAGGCCGACTACATCGGCGACCTCGCCGAGCGCCGCGGACTGACCGCGCTGATGGACGTCCGCGTCGGCTCGTTCACCGACCAGGAACTGACCGGACGCTACGACGCCGTCACCCTGCTCGGCTCCATCGTCCACATGCCCAACCGGGAAGCGGTGCTGCGCAGGACGTACGACCTGATGGCCCGGCGCGGCAGGCTCTACCTGTCCGAGAGCTGTTTCCGCAACGCGGAGGCCTACCAGGAGTTCGACCGCCGGCCGGGCACCCGGCACGTCACCCGGACCGTGTTCGGCTTCGCCGACATGGTCCCGCTCTCCGAGCTGGTACGGGCCACCGAGGCCGCCGGATTCAGCCTGACCTCGCTCGACGACCTCACCGCGCACTACCGCCGCACCATCGAGGAGTGGGAGCGCCGCGCCCTCGCCCACCGCGACCGCATCGAGGCCGCCGCCCCCGGGATGACGGAACCCCTGCTGCGCTATCTGCGCACCGCGCACGCCGGCTGGGGCTACACCACCAAGCACTACGCCTTCACCGCGCTGAAGTCACGGCTGGGTCCGGAGGGGGCGCCACGATGA
- a CDS encoding acyl carrier protein has translation MTMSQQAADPTPLPTISAVVDEIRAQVGRELRLETEKVEAETVLKNLPGADSVRLLRVVAQVERVYDVEFEDEDVFRVRTPRELAELVVRDLTSGDRA, from the coding sequence ATGACGATGTCCCAGCAGGCCGCCGACCCCACCCCCCTGCCCACCATCAGCGCCGTCGTCGACGAGATCCGCGCGCAGGTCGGCCGGGAACTCCGCCTGGAGACCGAGAAGGTGGAGGCCGAAACCGTCCTGAAGAACCTCCCCGGCGCCGACTCGGTACGGCTGCTGCGGGTGGTCGCGCAGGTCGAGCGCGTCTACGACGTGGAGTTCGAGGACGAGGACGTCTTCCGGGTACGCACGCCGCGGGAACTCGCCGAACTCGTCGTCCGCGACCTCACCTCCGGGGACCGGGCGTGA
- a CDS encoding PaaI family thioesterase — MGERVELPWLDEPTFRCFGCSPRNRIGLALEMFRTDDGGLATDVTFTDEYASYPGVVHGGIVSALVDEVMGDLIALDRGMLAFSVTLRTKFLRPLRTRLPYRAVARIGREGNGVLHTEADVLAPDGEPHVMASAAYQPISSRQAADHMGLPAEDRERLAHYFDHAIG; from the coding sequence ATGGGCGAGCGGGTCGAGCTGCCCTGGCTCGACGAACCCACGTTCCGCTGTTTCGGCTGCTCCCCGCGCAACCGCATCGGGCTCGCCCTGGAGATGTTCCGTACCGATGACGGAGGGCTCGCCACCGACGTCACGTTCACCGACGAGTACGCCTCCTACCCCGGTGTGGTGCACGGCGGCATCGTGAGCGCGCTCGTGGACGAGGTGATGGGCGACCTGATCGCCCTCGACCGGGGCATGCTGGCGTTCTCCGTCACCCTGCGCACCAAGTTCCTGCGGCCGCTGCGGACCCGGCTCCCCTATCGCGCGGTCGCCCGGATCGGCCGGGAGGGCAACGGCGTGCTGCACACCGAGGCCGACGTCCTCGCCCCGGACGGCGAACCGCATGTCATGGCGAGCGCCGCCTACCAGCCCATCAGCTCCCGGCAGGCCGCCGACCACATGGGCCTGCCCGCCGAGGACCGCGAGCGCCTCGCCCACTACTTCGACCACGCGATTGGATGA
- a CDS encoding ferritin-like domain-containing protein, which yields MTTPQRIDQARDPSAEPLHSYDVFPAYQQASWELKDIPWDDFRPDLVRPDHIAFAKGAVMGESNSVAAQHGFFNEFVDDYDFSAFVCLWGYQELQHHLAFKKWLRLAGEDVGYEQINAMRAPYPPGVTPSATLATNVISEIATNHMYKCVSRVTPEPVLAKIMKRASGDEARHAREFIHYTARRLGDRPEELPSVLEVFYVYLADVKGKYQHPVSKFKGDLPELVGHVTIDEVFRYFAEVDDGSEWDRIHSQLFATLAELSGRPITRLRDIRRVLADLTAPTDAG from the coding sequence ATGACCACCCCGCAACGGATCGACCAGGCCCGCGACCCGTCGGCGGAGCCCCTGCACAGCTACGACGTCTTCCCGGCCTACCAGCAGGCGTCGTGGGAACTGAAGGACATCCCCTGGGACGACTTCCGGCCCGATCTGGTCCGTCCCGACCACATCGCCTTCGCCAAGGGCGCGGTCATGGGGGAGTCCAACTCGGTCGCCGCCCAGCACGGCTTCTTCAACGAGTTCGTCGACGACTACGACTTCTCCGCCTTCGTCTGTCTGTGGGGCTATCAGGAGCTCCAGCACCACCTCGCCTTCAAGAAGTGGCTGCGGCTCGCGGGCGAGGACGTCGGCTACGAACAGATCAACGCGATGCGCGCCCCCTACCCGCCCGGGGTCACCCCGTCGGCGACCCTCGCCACCAACGTGATCTCCGAGATCGCCACCAACCACATGTACAAGTGCGTCAGCCGGGTCACCCCGGAACCCGTACTGGCGAAGATCATGAAGCGGGCGAGCGGCGACGAGGCCCGGCACGCGCGGGAGTTCATCCACTACACCGCCCGCCGGCTCGGCGACCGCCCCGAGGAACTCCCCTCGGTGCTGGAGGTGTTCTACGTCTACCTCGCCGACGTCAAGGGCAAGTACCAGCACCCGGTGAGCAAGTTCAAGGGCGACCTCCCCGAACTCGTCGGACACGTCACCATCGACGAGGTCTTCCGGTACTTCGCGGAGGTCGACGACGGCAGCGAGTGGGACCGCATCCACAGTCAGCTCTTCGCCACGCTCGCCGAGCTGTCCGGCCGCCCGATCACCAGACTCCGCGACATCAGGCGGGTGCTGGCCGACCTGACCGCCCCCACGGACGCGGGCTGA
- a CDS encoding AMP-binding protein, whose translation MRPALLSGDTLTACFAAHVRTSPSATVAFPGTDERMTARELDEASLRSARGLLAHGVGPGCVVGLLMPTDATFLSVFFGVQRAGAAVSILPVPAGFGDEAGMARRLARIMSTAGLRHLVLDPAFRNVGKLLTDQLPDLVLIDPKVTGTGGARTLPATDPDALSVVQFTSGSTSAPKGVQLTQAAMAAGLHASVVSGHFSPDDVFMQWVPVFHDMGLIGLVSHLLNGAEVHVFNPIAFLRRPAALLSHFAEHRGTVITGPNFSYDQMLDAAPPELIAELDLSAWRLAFNGAEPVSAATTRRFARALAPAGVGDGVMYPAYGMAEATLAITFPVPGSPVRVLTVDRGALATGRRAVPVPADAPGAKDLVSVGHPVHGIELRLMTEDGRRCAPGEAGEIQIAGPPVTHGYLNHPEATAAAFDGRWFRTGDLGFQLDGHLYVTGRRKDMVIVRGQNYFPDDVEAAAQQVPGVYRQRCVAFSDVEDDGREVVRVVVEAVPEADRAELAALIRARVESEMDFTDVRVHLVKPRWLTRTSSGKWQRALTRERIAEQTGATDSSAHRTPRRTPR comes from the coding sequence TTGAGGCCCGCACTGCTTTCCGGGGACACACTCACCGCCTGTTTCGCCGCCCACGTCCGGACGTCTCCGTCGGCGACGGTCGCCTTCCCCGGCACCGACGAGCGGATGACCGCGCGGGAGCTGGACGAGGCGTCGCTGCGCAGCGCGCGGGGACTCCTGGCGCACGGGGTCGGACCCGGCTGTGTCGTCGGCCTGTTGATGCCCACCGACGCCACCTTCCTCAGCGTCTTCTTCGGCGTCCAGCGCGCCGGAGCGGCCGTCAGCATCCTGCCGGTGCCGGCCGGTTTCGGCGACGAGGCGGGCATGGCCCGCAGACTCGCCCGGATCATGAGCACCGCCGGACTCCGGCACCTGGTGCTCGACCCGGCCTTCCGCAACGTCGGCAAACTGCTCACCGACCAACTCCCCGACCTGGTCCTCATCGACCCGAAGGTCACCGGCACCGGCGGCGCGCGCACGCTGCCCGCGACCGACCCGGACGCCCTGTCCGTGGTCCAGTTCACCTCCGGCAGCACCAGCGCCCCGAAGGGCGTCCAGCTCACCCAGGCCGCCATGGCCGCGGGGCTGCACGCCTCGGTGGTCTCCGGCCACTTCAGTCCCGACGATGTGTTCATGCAGTGGGTGCCCGTCTTCCACGACATGGGACTCATCGGACTGGTCTCCCACCTCCTCAACGGCGCCGAGGTGCACGTCTTCAACCCCATCGCCTTCCTGCGCCGCCCCGCCGCCCTGCTGAGCCACTTCGCCGAACACCGCGGCACGGTGATCACCGGCCCCAACTTCTCCTACGACCAGATGCTGGACGCCGCCCCACCGGAACTCATCGCCGAACTCGACCTGTCCGCCTGGCGCCTGGCCTTCAACGGCGCCGAACCGGTCAGCGCCGCCACCACCCGCCGGTTCGCCCGCGCCCTGGCACCGGCCGGAGTGGGGGACGGCGTGATGTACCCGGCGTACGGCATGGCCGAGGCGACGCTGGCGATCACCTTCCCGGTGCCGGGCAGCCCGGTCCGGGTGCTGACGGTCGACCGCGGCGCGCTGGCGACGGGCCGCCGCGCGGTGCCGGTGCCCGCCGACGCCCCCGGCGCCAAGGACCTGGTGTCGGTGGGCCATCCGGTGCACGGCATCGAGCTGCGGCTGATGACCGAGGACGGACGGCGCTGCGCCCCCGGGGAGGCGGGCGAGATCCAGATCGCCGGCCCGCCCGTCACCCACGGCTATCTGAACCACCCCGAGGCCACCGCCGCCGCGTTCGACGGACGCTGGTTCAGAACCGGGGACCTCGGCTTCCAGCTGGACGGCCACCTCTATGTCACCGGCCGCCGCAAGGACATGGTCATCGTCCGGGGCCAGAACTACTTCCCCGACGACGTCGAGGCCGCCGCCCAGCAGGTGCCCGGGGTGTATCGACAGCGCTGTGTCGCCTTCTCCGACGTCGAGGACGACGGCCGCGAAGTCGTCCGGGTGGTGGTGGAGGCCGTGCCCGAGGCCGACCGGGCCGAACTCGCCGCGCTGATCAGGGCCCGCGTGGAGAGCGAGATGGACTTCACCGACGTACGCGTCCACCTCGTCAAACCCCGCTGGCTCACCCGTACCAGCAGCGGCAAGTGGCAGCGCGCCCTCACCCGTGAGCGGATCGCGGAGCAGACCGGGGCGACCGACTCCTCAGCGCACCGAACCCCACGGAGGACACCGCGATGA
- a CDS encoding 4'-phosphopantetheinyl transferase family protein — protein MTSEPRVPILVLSCDWRSREAPEELLGRQERAQAAALPGPGRRREWVRSRLTGKAALRLVTGERGTQILTAPDGAPSPTGRGVTVSLSHTGSVAVCAAMPGCRPLGVDVEPVDPRNDVFLRRVMLPQEELAVPCGRPGLRSTACISCKEAAVKAFRRPSVRLRDYRLRRGAQGSVWVAVDGTDLPGLRVWRECSRGLLTAVCAPAGARPVYRRLSPRRVLDVLTAG, from the coding sequence GTGACCTCAGAGCCGCGCGTTCCGATTCTCGTGCTGAGCTGCGACTGGCGCTCCCGCGAGGCGCCCGAGGAACTGCTGGGGCGCCAGGAGCGCGCCCAGGCCGCCGCGCTGCCGGGACCCGGGCGCCGCAGGGAGTGGGTGCGCTCCAGACTGACCGGGAAGGCGGCGCTGCGGCTGGTCACCGGCGAACGGGGCACGCAGATCCTCACCGCACCGGACGGCGCCCCCAGCCCGACGGGACGCGGTGTGACCGTCTCCCTCTCCCACACCGGGTCCGTGGCCGTGTGCGCGGCGATGCCGGGATGCCGGCCGCTCGGCGTCGACGTCGAGCCGGTGGACCCCCGTAACGACGTCTTCCTGCGGCGGGTGATGCTCCCCCAGGAGGAGCTCGCGGTGCCCTGTGGGCGGCCAGGGCTGCGCTCGACGGCGTGCATCAGCTGCAAGGAGGCCGCGGTGAAGGCGTTCCGCCGGCCCTCCGTCCGGCTGCGCGACTACCGGCTGCGCCGAGGGGCGCAGGGCAGCGTCTGGGTCGCCGTGGACGGCACCGACCTGCCCGGGCTGCGGGTGTGGCGGGAGTGCAGCAGAGGTCTGCTGACCGCCGTCTGCGCGCCCGCCGGCGCACGGCCCGTGTACCGCAGGCTGAGCCCGCGACGCGTCCTCGACGTGCTGACCGCCGGGTGA
- a CDS encoding response regulator transcription factor: protein MPASHLARRPRRPRGEELDLSTSNLTRRELDILRLVPKGMSNRKISRILGISEKTVKNHLSTIYAKIGATGRTQAALYAMRADQVAAVPVRPPEGGVRRLTSRETDVLRLITEGMSNRKIAQNLAISEKTVKNHLSAIYTKIGATDRTQAALYAIGRTCP from the coding sequence GTGCCCGCTTCTCATCTCGCCCGAAGGCCACGAAGGCCCCGAGGAGAAGAATTGGACTTATCCACGAGCAATCTGACGCGCCGCGAGCTGGACATTTTACGGCTTGTGCCCAAAGGGATGAGCAACCGAAAGATCTCCAGAATTCTCGGGATCTCCGAAAAGACCGTCAAGAACCATCTCTCCACCATCTACGCGAAGATCGGCGCCACCGGCCGTACCCAGGCCGCGCTGTACGCGATGCGAGCGGACCAGGTCGCGGCCGTCCCCGTCCGGCCCCCGGAGGGCGGTGTACGGCGGCTGACGTCCCGGGAGACGGACGTACTGCGGCTGATCACCGAGGGGATGAGCAACCGCAAGATCGCGCAGAATCTCGCCATCTCCGAGAAGACCGTGAAGAACCATCTCAGCGCGATCTACACCAAGATCGGCGCCACGGACCGCACCCAGGCCGCGCTCTACGCGATCGGCCGGACCTGTCCCTGA